The DNA segment AGACAGGACAtatcaaaagaaaatgtgtgagATATTTCTGAGCAATGTGctgaaaatatttcactttttaagCAAACACTTAATCACACGAATGTGATTAAAGGTGATTGCTAACTGAAAATGTGGATACGTTTCATGgtttaataattaatatactgatttagagtttattatacatatttctatacattttatcaAGTGTGAGAGCAAAATATTTCACTAAGTCTATATCTTATCTGTTTGCTTGTGTGTTCTTTCTCTACAATCAACAACCATCCTTTCAATCCACTTTAAAGTAGGGGCACAGTGAGGATCCTGAGTCAAATCTggcatcatttttatagtgtggACTCATTTTTGGGGTTCTTTCGTAAAggcaaatggactggttcttatatagtgcttttctacacgGTGAATATATGATGTCATGTAATGATGTCAAGGCTGTAAGCTCATGCTTGAATTCTGATCACAGTCCTGGTGACAGAAAGAGTTAGCAATGAAATAAACCTTTGGGAGGTTTTAGAATAGAGCATACAAACAGTAGTTCCATGTAAAGGAAGGCATTCATGTCTGTCAACAGTGGCATGTATCCCTGATGGTGAGGTGTCTGTACAGAGGTCCATTGATCCTGAAAGACAGCACTCAGCACAGCCACAACCTGTTCtttattctgctttttatttgtgcCTTACCATGTCTGCTGGCTCTATCATTTCTAACTCATCTCTGTCTGACCCAGCAACATTTAATAACTCAGTCAAAGCATCTAACAGCATCACTTAGGGGTGCAGGTAGAGCACGTCATCTACTATTCAGAAGTTTGATGGTTTGATCCCTGCCTGCTCTGGTCTGTATGCCAAATATAGTTAGCAAGATGCTAACCCCAACTATACTAAACCATGCTAACACCTCTGAAGCATCAATCAGAGTGTGAAAATTAGACAGAAACTACTTATGCATTAGCTAAAAAGTGGTTgtatgaatgagtgaatgaggcatgttatataaagtgctttgtgtGGTCAGACTTTAAAAGAAACACTATTTACCGACTTGTGCAGGTACCACACAGGCAACCTTCAAACATATTGTGTCTGACACAGATGTCTGTAGGCAACTGCCAGTTTAAGGGACTATGtggtatggtaaatggtaaatggcctgcatttgtatagcgcttttctagtccttaaggaccccaaagcgctttacactacattcagtcattcacccattcacacacacattcacacactggcgatagcaagctacattgtagccacagctgccctggggcgcactgacagaggcgaggctgcaggacacaggcgccaccgggccctctgaccaccaccatgtGATGGGAAACCAATGTGGACTAATCTCTGGAAAGTTGCTTGTATAGTAAAATCACACATATAATAAAGGCAATTAATATTTTAACGCAAGGCAGTAATGTGTTCAGCACTTGAACTGTTGTTCAGTAAGACTCTTATTCTGTCAACTCAACAGATTGACCTTTGACTTCTGACTTGCACAccaaaaaggtaaaaaagaGAATAGAAAATCAATATGAAATAGTATTgaaacttacacacacacacacacacacacacacacacacacacacacgtgcgtgTGTACATATACTTGAAGTTATATTTCTTCTACCATACTATCTTTGCATAGTATGGTTCTTAAGtgtactgcatttatttatttatttattctgccTTGTCCACTTTGCTGCTACAACAATGTGAATTTCCCATCTCTGGGACTATCTTGCTCTCATCTCTCTCTTCTATTTTGACGGCTCTTCTGCCTCACTGATCGTTTCATCCGATGCAAAGCAAACCTTGAAGCTGGTGGCGTGTCACCGGCTCAGCTTCCTCTAACGGTTTAGGTGCTtggtcttcaaaataaaagcacggaGACTAAACTTTGTGGCTATATATGCTGCAACTGATTTCGAAATTGAAAATTATCAAGTGCGGTCCATGTGTGTGGCCCTCAAATGATTTCCCATAGAACCGTCGTAGTGTACATAGAACCAGCTGTACACTTAGAACTACTTTCCTTGTTTGATATCGTGAGCAGCACTGAATTTATTTGACTCTGACAcgtttaataaaaaacaaaaacaaaatacagttcCGTGTAAAAGGAAGTTCCATCTTAGggatattgtaaaaaaaatgcagtagCTGGAGGGTTGGGGTATGAACTACTGTCCAGTGGCAGTAGGTAacattcttttcatttcttgtttAATTTGAAGACTTAACTGATGTAGAAGATGAATAAGAAGAATAAGATGATCTCTCTTAGACTTGAGCAGTTTTGTCCAGAAACCTTTCTCCTGCTCCTAAGgcgatgaatgaatgaatgcatttCGTGGCGTTTTATTTCGAAATCAGTGACcctataaaaacatttaaaacctcGCAGATTTCGCAGAAGGCTGGGGGCGGGTCCGTCAGCGCCGTGTTCTAAAGCGGAGTGGACCTGCGGACAGTGAGCGTGTTGGCGCGCAGAGGCGTGGGCATAGGGACGCAGTGAGACCAGAGATCGGCGCATTCCCGCGACAGGCACAGCAAAGCTGGGAACAGCATCACAGTCGCAGATCTGGCAAAGCGGTACCACGGGAACGTGTCAGTGTGCGCGAGGACGTGTGCCGTCTTACTCCCATTAACTCCGGACTCCATGCTACAAAAAAGGACACGGTTGCAGTTCCTTCGTGGATTCAAAAGTTTAAAACTTAACTAGTTATCCGCTCCAGGCTCCTGTGTACACGCGTGGTGACTGCGCACGGACATGGCGCAAAGGGTACGTCTAACGACCATTATTTCAATTGTTTGCACAATGACAGTCCACTTAATCACTAGTCACATTACATCCTTGAAAGAAACCTGAGGAACCTTTGAAAAACGTCATGAAGTTGCTATACTTAtcaaaaaatatcaaatatgtttttttttatcatgaaaTCATCAATGTCGACTTTGAAATTTTCCTCTTATGTTCGTGCACTGACGGAACTCTAACTTTCACTCCAGTATGATGAGCTGACTCATTACGGAGGCGCGATGGACGGAGTCCCCGGCTCCATGTACGGAGACCCGCACGCACCCCGGCCCCTACCGCAGCTCCACCACCTGAGTCACGGGGCTCCCCCACACCCGACACAGCACTACGGAGCCCACGCTCCGCACAACATCATGGGCAGCTCCGTCAGCGACGCACTCAAGAGAGACAAGGACCAAATCTACGggtgcggacacagcagcaaacattattattattattattaatgtgcaGATTTGTGTCATAGAAAAAGGCGTAAGTTATTATTGTTTGTGTGCGATCAGCCTCTGAACAGTTTCATCTAAATTTCGGAAATTAAATATATTCAGTCAATGTACGTGTTGCAGCTCGTGTTGAGCTCGTTTTTGGGTGTCTACAGGTAGTTGGCGGCGGACGGATGAAATCCTCTCTGTGTATTAATATATTTGATATTTCAGTGGCATTAAGGAGGAAGACATAAATATGCGTGACAGGGCCGAGCGCTGGTTTGATGCTTCATGTGTAGGCCTCTGCGGCCTGTGCTCCTGTGTGTTGCAGCCACCCTTTATTCCCTCTGCTGGCTCTGGTGTTCGAAAAGTGCGAGCTGGCGACCTGCACGCCCCGAGAGCCCGGTGTGGCGGGAGGAGACGTCTGCTCCTCAGATTCCTTCAACGAAGACATCGCTGTGTTCGCAAAGCAGGTAGAACACACAAGCGAGAAACCAAGTGTCACCATTGCGCTCAGCACACGGCACTCTGCGTGTCACCGTGATGGAGGGAACTCCTGAAAAGTGGAAATGGAATCAGGTCCACAGCATTTACTCACGCACTCGGTTTCCTTTTGCTCTGCAGATCCGCGCAGAGAAACCTCTGTTCTCGTCTAACCCAGAGCTGGATAACCTGGTGAGCTCACCTTTCATTCTCTGCTGTCCACGCGCAGTAGGGCGTTACAGAAGTGTCCGCCCGCGTCAAACGCATAGCTGATTATGAgttatgaattattattattattattattattattattattattattaggctattattattattattggatgGGTGCTAATATTTTGAGGTTCTAGAAAACAACCACAACGAAAgcatcaacaaaaaaatatttgtgatttttagATGATTCAAGCCATTCAAGTCCTGCGGTTTCATCTGCTGGAATTAGAAAAGGTAAAGATTCATTCTCACGTGGCTCAGTGAAAACAGGTTTTTAATCCAGTATTTCAGTCTCGTGGTGTTCGCTAAATGTGAGCTTGGCCTCGGCAGGTCCATGAGCTCTGTGATAACTTCTGCCACCGCTACATCAGCTGCCTGAAAGGAAAGATGCCCATCGATCTGGTCATAGAGGAGAGAGACGTCTGCAAGTCGGACTTTGACGACCTTTCAGGATCCTCCACTAATCTCGCAGATCATGTGAGTCACGGCgtggaaacctttttttttggtcgttattcaatatatatatatatatactctcATTGCTCGTTATTGTTATGATctctttaaatatatatatagatcataaaaatgatgaaaaacaggaaataaaagaagCCCGTAACAGGTGCTGTTAAGACAGCCTGTTCTATGGAAAGGCTTGAAAGAAAGGATGATCAGTGCCGGTGCTACGGCTGCAGCTTTGAACAGAAACGTTAGAGCGCAGGGCCTGTGTCAGGCTGTCCTGTGTGCCTCACACAGGACTTcctatttttgttcatttactaAGAAAGTCCAATTTTGAACTAATGTAGAGTTACATACAGCATGAGGATCTTAAAATGATGATGGCTGAAGTTTTGACACAAAAAAATTGGACTGGtaaagagtagaattagaatgtaGAATTCCTGGGTTTACTAATGTTCCATTGTGGAGTTCATAGTTGCTGCAGATCagataaaaaaattaatctgaaattgatgaatatttatttaaatagataaataaaagtataatttTTTCAAATGAGTAATTTCAGTAAATATACAGAAGCTCTCAAGAAATGACACTCATCACAATCAAGGAGGATAATGGTTAAACTGTGGTACAGCATGTCGTCCAACATCAGCTTTAGTGTGTCTTTTCTCTTTGGCTTTACTGGGTACATTTGTGTCAGAATCTCATTCTAATTTAATTAAATCTTATCCTTTTCAAATGTTCAAGAGTTTTGAGGAAAACTGTTAAACAGTGCTCATATTTAAACACTGAGTGAGGGAAGAGACACACTTtccagagttctgaatgagaaTCAGTGCAGAGGAGCACTGAAACTGATGTGGAATCTCATTTGTCAGCAGTCTGTATGCTATATGCATTATTTTGTCTATTTAGTTATTGTTTGGTAAATTTGTTCATAAAAGATTTACATTAGGACATCCCGGAAATAGATATTTGATGTCGTGTATGGTTCTGTTGACGCTGCTTCAGTGATGTCAAACCTTCAGCATGAGCAACGACGCTGCTAAACTGAGAGAACATTTAAAGtcgaatgaaatgaaatgagatgatctgaatgaaaacaggaaatttcTACTCATTCAGTAGTTTGCAGTTTCATGAATGCATGCAGCTGTGTCATCTTAAAACGAACCCCAGTCCAAAAGTTACGtctctaaatatatatatttaatgcaaCTGTTTCCAATATTCAAGTGTGAGGAAGCACTTTGATTTTACCAATCCTTCTGAACGATATATGGACCTCAACTCAGTTTTACGTTCCAAGAACCTGAAGGACGTGTTTATTAGCTGCCACTGCACAACTGACAAGTGAATATGGTGTTGTAATATTCCATTACTTATTTAGAGCACGTGCTGGGTTGGAGAAGACAaagcctgtgtactttttcatAAGTGCCTCATGTGCTCTGCAGTTGGTCAGTGTATAAATGATGGATGTAGCAGGACAGGACAgtgtgagacacagagagactgtACAAgactgttttttcctgtgtgaatGAACACAACACTATATACTAGGCTCTGTTCCTGTTACCAGATGTTCTTCATTAGCTTgatgaacatgaaaacacaTGTCACCTCTTTTGAGTAGCTGTGTGTACCAAGGAGTTGTAATTATTGCATGGCTGGGTATGAAAAGAGGCTCCAGCATTGAGAGCCTTATTCATACTGTGCCATTGTCCCGGTGCTTCTTCTTGTCATCTGCTGAGCCCTTCATCTGATCACCATTTGCCAAACAGCTGACGCAGAGAGTGAAGAGGGTTTAGGCTAAAGTCTGAGTGGCAGGCCAGTGAGCCCAATAAATGCACGTTTCTCCCCAACTCTGGTCACAGAAACAGTCGGGACACGGCAGGATCCACATGCTGCAGGGTTACTAAACTGTTGCTGTTGTACTTTCTGCTCAAACCTTCCTCATGGACAAACTGGTATTGTCACATTACTTGTGTTTGTGCCTTCGCTTAACTGCATAATGGAACTCATACTGGACTTTACTGGACATTCCTTTTGTCTTTACCCTCGTCTTTCTTCCCTGCTTCATTTCCTTGTACCTGTCCACTACCTCTCAGAACCCAGCGTCCTGGAGAGACATGGATGATTCCCATTCCACTCCCTCTGTGGGTACTCCAGGACCATCCAGTGGGGGACACGTTTCCCAGAGCGGAGACAACACCAGCGAACTTGGTAAGAGCGCCTTCAGGCCTTCATAACAAAGGTTTGACTTTGTTGTGACCTCACCGGGCCCAGCTGATTGGTGATTCTGGGGGAGCATTTCAAGAAAGACAACACTCTTAGTTTATCTAATCACTTTAGCTTAATTGCATTGATTGATAAAACAGATGATTTAAGTTCATGGAAGCCTGCTCTAAGACAGTGCCCAAGCTATAAAACACATACAGCAAATACACATATGTGTATTTACTCCCGGTTTTCTATATAAAAGGATATAACTATTAAGTCATATGGCCACAAGCATCCTCACGCGCTCTGGCTGTGGACCTTTTGGCTACCAGTATTTAGGTATGCAGGCATATCACTTAgcaatttgtctttttaatgtcCAGTTTAACCAAGAAATCAAAGCCTGACTATTTTTATATCAGCAAAATGATGACTTAATAATTCTTCCCGAATTGATTTTTGTCAGAGTAAGttttcaaacattattcagACTCATAAATTGTTCCTGTTTAGAATATAACTATTAAGGATTTGTGAGAATGGCAATAATGGTTTTGTTCTGGTTTGGTCTGCTTTCTCTGTTTAACAAACatacacagaatatattttattcatcCTTTACACTTTCTAAAGCATACATTTTCAAGAAATAATATTGCACATCGATACCTCTGTATTCTAGtaatctttttctttagttCATTATGAATTGCTCTAGTAAGCACATATGCTGGTTGTCCCCTCACATCAGTTGTAGTTGATAAAGAAAACTGAGTTCACTGCTGTTATTGCCTGCTTCTGTCTCCCCGTGCTTGTGTCCAGCCCCGCTCTATCTTTTGTCACTCTGTGTCCTGCCTGTGGTTTCTGTTTGGAGGCTGTAACAGATTTATGACTTGCTATTTATGACTTTTAAGAGACTTTCTACCTTCTGCTCATCAGGTAGTAGTGAGCAGAGCATCGAAGAGAACAATTGGAAACTTAGATTCGATTATAAGAACATGGGAAAGTGAATAAGAGTCTTACTTTGATTATAAACACAGCAGTTTACAATCTTCACTTCTACATTTCAACTAAAATGCAGTAAGAGAGCAGTTTTGGTAAATCTTAATTGACACTTTAATGATCCAGAAGTTGGGTGCGGAGGTGAGCTGAGGAAGTCCATAGTCTAAATAGCCTTATGAATAGTTTCTTTCCTTTTGGCTGTTGTTTAAACAACAGCAGGGAAAACCCAAGGTCCATGCCCTTTGACCTGGTAGAGAATGGATAGTGGATGGGGGTGCAGAATGCCCCTTCATAGAGATGAAAGGACAGACTGTTTTCTGtataaggaagaaaagaaaagatcctTCTTCTCTAACCTGAAGAGCACACAACCTTAAAGGAACAAAATCATACTAAACTCAGTCAGAGCAGGCGGATGATCTTCACTGAGTTATAATATTGTAGTTATATGGGAATCGGTCCAGTCCAATAAAGAATGATTAATGTTGTGAGTATTTGGTATTTGGCAACACAAACCTTGCTTCTATTTTCTCACTGTAGAACTTAGTGTTGTGTATATTTTTAATCCCCCAGTTTCTGTCTTTGCCTATATCGCCTCCAAAACTCCTCattattaacattttctttgcaGTAGTTTTACATTTGAAACAAACAAGGGTGTGGTTTGTAATATACATCGAACATTAGtggttctgttttcttttctcgaGTCGGTGATCCTAACCAAATCACCAGACGCACTATTTAAGCTCGGTAGCAGCACTTGGCATCAGTGCAGAAGTTGTAGCTGTAGCAGAGGGGAAAAGGAGAGTGTGAATGAATGGATCAATATTTCTTAGCATTCAACCAAGATCACAGGTATTCCACATGCTTCATTAAGGGCTTTGAAGCAAAGTAAACATACAGTAAAGTCTGGAAAGGAGCAACTGGGGAAATATCAGCACCACTTAatcttatttattcattatttattattcaacAGTTTCTGAATGTTGTTAGACAGCAAATTTCATATTATGTCATCATAAGCTTGTTCTGTACGGGAGTTTTTAACGATGGCTTTGCTGACGTTTTTGTCCAAGATGTCCATCAATCAGTCTCCGCTGTTCATTATTGATTATTGGTTCATATATACATCAGTATATAAATCAGTCACAGTTTGACTACAGAAGAAATGAGATCAAACATAATTTCAACAACAGTGACATTTGTTCAGAAGCACACGTGGTGAAAGAGACTCTACAAACTGGcagaattatttaaaaacattccTAACAGGAAGTGATTATGGTATCGTCATCATTAGCCAAGCTTCTGTGGTCTGATGAAAcccacagaaaaaagaaatccactGTGACTGGGGAATACTGAAGTGGTTTGGTGGTACTGGTAGCCTCGTACATAACTGCCTGCTCCTCTGTAACCTCCCACTCTGTGGTCATTGCCTTGTAAGCTGTGTGATATGCAGAGAAGGCTGTGTTTGATAGCTCAACCGCTTGGGTTGACCACAGCTAAAAGGACCGTGCTCTCCCAGGAGTGTGGAGGGGGAGAAGGTGTCcattcaaataaaacaaaaggcagtGGGAGAAGCTAGAAAATCTCCTCACTCTTGCTGAGAAGTGGAATGTGAGGGACAGGATGTGTTGTACTTTTTGAGTTATGTTAGTGACACCTCCCTTCAGCATCTATCTtacaagttatttattttaaaaaagatcacatttttgtattttattgcctGTAAGTGTGCATGTTTTACTTCAGTTTGCACAGACTGCTTACAAAAATGTTATTCAAAATTTTTGTTGTAATTAGCTTGAGGTCACACGTGAAATTATGCTCTAACTGGTCAGGAGCCACgtgttcacacagatacaaacagtgTGCACATTTGTTAACAACGGATTTTGAGCCTATAATAAAGTGTATGTCTGTCACTGGATTTTGCAGTTTGAAGTTTTCAATGCTGTGGAGAAGCCATTTTTACTTTTGCTAACCTGTTTAGGTAAAACAGCGGATGATGAGAGCATAATTTATAGTTATACTATAGTTActgcaagcacacacatcctctGTAAATCCTGCTTATCTTAAATTGTCTCTGTACCTCAATCATAGGTGAAAAATCATTCACCTATGATATCATCAATCACTCAAAAAGTggattcatatatatatatatatatatatatatatatatatatatatatatatatatatatatatggaaagaaagaataaataGCTCTCACTGCCACATGGTGCTGCTACCATGAAAGCTTCCTGCCGTCAAACAGATGCTCCTCCGTATCAGAGTTTCTAAC comes from the Astatotilapia calliptera chromosome 15, fAstCal1.2, whole genome shotgun sequence genome and includes:
- the meis2b gene encoding homeobox protein Meis2b, translating into MAQRYDELTHYGGAMDGVPGSMYGDPHAPRPLPQLHHLSHGAPPHPTQHYGAHAPHNIMGSSVSDALKRDKDQIYGHPLFPLLALVFEKCELATCTPREPGVAGGDVCSSDSFNEDIAVFAKQIRAEKPLFSSNPELDNLMIQAIQVLRFHLLELEKVHELCDNFCHRYISCLKGKMPIDLVIEERDVCKSDFDDLSGSSTNLADHNPASWRDMDDSHSTPSVGTPGPSSGGHVSQSGDNTSELGDGLDNSLASPGTGDEDDQDKKRQKKRGIFPKVATNIMRAWLFQHLTHPYPSEEQKKQLAQDTGLTILQVNNWFINARRRIVQPMIDQSNRAVSQGTAYSPDGQPMGGFVLDGQQHMNLRPGGPMGSMGMNMGMDGQWHYM